One region of Culex pipiens pallens isolate TS chromosome 2, TS_CPP_V2, whole genome shotgun sequence genomic DNA includes:
- the LOC120419651 gene encoding glucosamine-6-phosphate isomerase isoform X3 gives MRLIILDTAAYVGEWSAKYVMKRINDFKPGPDKYFTLGLPTGSTPLGLYKNLIKFHKEGKISFKYVKTFNMDEYVDLARDHPESYHYFMWHNFFKHIDIDPQNVHILDGNAPDLVAECDAFEEKIKAAGGIELFIGGIGPDGHIAFNEPGSSLVSRTRVKTLAQDTLEANARFFGNDISKVPKQALTVGVGTVMDAREVMILITGAHKAFALYKAIEEGVNHMWTVSAFQQHQHTIMVCDEDATLELRVKTVKYFKSLYDVHSKLIEGA, from the exons ATGCGTCTCATCATCCTGGACACGGCCGCGTACGTCGGCGAATGGTCGGCCAAGTACGTCATGAAGCGCATCAACGACTTCAAGCCCGGCCCGGACAAGTACTTCACCCTCGGACTGCCAACCGGCTCGACCCCGCTCGGTCTGTACAAGAACCTCATCAAGTTCCACAAGGAGGGCAAAATCTCCTTCAAGTACGTCAAGACGTTCAACATGGACGAGTACGTGGACCTGGCGCGGGATCACCCGGAGAGCTACCACTACTTCATGTGGCACAACTTCTTCAAGCACATCGACATCGACCCCCAGAACGTGCACATCTTGGACGGTAACGCGCCGGACCTGGTCGCCGAGTGCGACGCGTTCGAGGAGAAAATCAAAGCCGCCGGCGGAATCGAGCTGTTCATCGGCGGAATCGGCCCGGACGGTCACATCGCGTTCAACGAGCCCGGATCGTCGCTGGTTTCGAGGACCCGGGTGAAAACGCTGGCGCAGGACACGCTCGAGGCGAACGCGCGGTTCTTCGGGAACGACATCTCAAAGGTCCCGAAGCAGGCCCTCACGGTGGGCGTGGGGACGGTGATGGACGCGCGCGAGGTGATGATCCTGATTACGGGGGCGCACAAGGCGTTCGCGCTGTACAAAGCGATCGAGGAGGGCGTCAACCACATGTGGACGGTGAGTGCCTTCCAGCAGCACCAGCACACCATCATGGTTTGCGACGAGGACGCGACGCTGGAGCTGCGCGTCAAGACGGTCAAGTATTTCAAG AGCCTGTACGATGTCCACTCGAAGCTGATTGAAGGTGcgtaa
- the LOC120419651 gene encoding glucosamine-6-phosphate isomerase isoform X1, which translates to MRLIILDTAAYVGEWSAKYVMKRINDFKPGPDKYFTLGLPTGSTPLGLYKNLIKFHKEGKISFKYVKTFNMDEYVDLARDHPESYHYFMWHNFFKHIDIDPQNVHILDGNAPDLVAECDAFEEKIKAAGGIELFIGGIGPDGHIAFNEPGSSLVSRTRVKTLAQDTLEANARFFGNDISKVPKQALTVGVGTVMDAREVMILITGAHKAFALYKAIEEGVNHMWTVSAFQQHQHTIMVCDEDATLELRVKTVKYFKALSNVHHKLIEEDTMDLRKLK; encoded by the exons ATGCGTCTCATCATCCTGGACACGGCCGCGTACGTCGGCGAATGGTCGGCCAAGTACGTCATGAAGCGCATCAACGACTTCAAGCCCGGCCCGGACAAGTACTTCACCCTCGGACTGCCAACCGGCTCGACCCCGCTCGGTCTGTACAAGAACCTCATCAAGTTCCACAAGGAGGGCAAAATCTCCTTCAAGTACGTCAAGACGTTCAACATGGACGAGTACGTGGACCTGGCGCGGGATCACCCGGAGAGCTACCACTACTTCATGTGGCACAACTTCTTCAAGCACATCGACATCGACCCCCAGAACGTGCACATCTTGGACGGTAACGCGCCGGACCTGGTCGCCGAGTGCGACGCGTTCGAGGAGAAAATCAAAGCCGCCGGCGGAATCGAGCTGTTCATCGGCGGAATCGGCCCGGACGGTCACATCGCGTTCAACGAGCCCGGATCGTCGCTGGTTTCGAGGACCCGGGTGAAAACGCTGGCGCAGGACACGCTCGAGGCGAACGCGCGGTTCTTCGGGAACGACATCTCAAAGGTCCCGAAGCAGGCCCTCACGGTGGGCGTGGGGACGGTGATGGACGCGCGCGAGGTGATGATCCTGATTACGGGGGCGCACAAGGCGTTCGCGCTGTACAAAGCGATCGAGGAGGGCGTCAACCACATGTGGACGGTGAGTGCCTTCCAGCAGCACCAGCACACCATCATGGTTTGCGACGAGGACGCGACGCTGGAGCTGCGCGTCAAGACGGTCAAGTATTTCAAG GCCTTGAGCAACGTGCACCACAAGCTGATCGAAGAGGACACCATGGACCTGCGAAAGCTCAAGTAA
- the LOC120419651 gene encoding glucosamine-6-phosphate isomerase isoform X2, which produces MRLIILDTAAYVGEWSAKYVMKRINDFKPGPDKYFTLGLPTGSTPLGLYKNLIKFHKEGKISFKYVKTFNMDEYVDLARDHPESYHYFMWHNFFKHIDIDPQNVHILDGNAPDLVAECDAFEEKIKAAGGIELFIGGIGPDGHIAFNEPGSSLVSRTRVKTLAQDTLEANARFFGNDISKVPKQALTVGVGTVMDAREVMILITGAHKAFALYKAIEEGVNHMWTVSAFQQHQHTIMVCDEDATLELRVKTVKYFKDCYVLASATGDLSGPIRPN; this is translated from the exons ATGCGTCTCATCATCCTGGACACGGCCGCGTACGTCGGCGAATGGTCGGCCAAGTACGTCATGAAGCGCATCAACGACTTCAAGCCCGGCCCGGACAAGTACTTCACCCTCGGACTGCCAACCGGCTCGACCCCGCTCGGTCTGTACAAGAACCTCATCAAGTTCCACAAGGAGGGCAAAATCTCCTTCAAGTACGTCAAGACGTTCAACATGGACGAGTACGTGGACCTGGCGCGGGATCACCCGGAGAGCTACCACTACTTCATGTGGCACAACTTCTTCAAGCACATCGACATCGACCCCCAGAACGTGCACATCTTGGACGGTAACGCGCCGGACCTGGTCGCCGAGTGCGACGCGTTCGAGGAGAAAATCAAAGCCGCCGGCGGAATCGAGCTGTTCATCGGCGGAATCGGCCCGGACGGTCACATCGCGTTCAACGAGCCCGGATCGTCGCTGGTTTCGAGGACCCGGGTGAAAACGCTGGCGCAGGACACGCTCGAGGCGAACGCGCGGTTCTTCGGGAACGACATCTCAAAGGTCCCGAAGCAGGCCCTCACGGTGGGCGTGGGGACGGTGATGGACGCGCGCGAGGTGATGATCCTGATTACGGGGGCGCACAAGGCGTTCGCGCTGTACAAAGCGATCGAGGAGGGCGTCAACCACATGTGGACGGTGAGTGCCTTCCAGCAGCACCAGCACACCATCATGGTTTGCGACGAGGACGCGACGCTGGAGCTGCGCGTCAAGACGGTCAAGTATTTCAAG GATTGTTACGTGTTGGCATCCGCCACCGGTGACCTAAGTGGGCCCATAAGACCCAACTGA